From Rhizobium favelukesii, the proteins below share one genomic window:
- a CDS encoding plant virulence effector HPE1-like domain-containing protein has translation MRQVFFAAIAVFAAGSACASSIEVVGKDTRTNGGSISQESCPSCPALEPVERRRDYVVPTLTPGSLQSSEIRDVDGEKKLYRTEGWMGGSPVVFVTKAPPEPMTASAPPADNIDRASTTAAVIGGDVKPIAASVIGAPKEQTVPLDVSTFELRL, from the coding sequence ATGCGTCAGGTCTTCTTTGCTGCGATAGCTGTGTTTGCCGCGGGATCCGCCTGCGCCTCTTCGATCGAGGTGGTCGGCAAGGACACGCGCACCAATGGCGGGAGCATCAGCCAAGAAAGCTGCCCAAGCTGCCCGGCGCTCGAACCCGTCGAGCGCAGGAGGGACTACGTTGTCCCGACGCTCACACCCGGCTCGCTGCAATCCTCGGAAATCCGCGACGTCGATGGCGAGAAGAAGCTCTATCGCACCGAGGGCTGGATGGGCGGCTCGCCCGTCGTGTTCGTCACCAAGGCTCCGCCCGAGCCGATGACGGCATCCGCACCGCCTGCCGACAATATCGACCGCGCTTCGACGACGGCCGCTGTGATCGGTGGTGACGTCAAGCCGATCGCTGCAAGCGTGATAGGTGCGCCGAAGGAACAAACGGTCCCGCTGGACGTTTCCACCTTCGAGCTTCGGCTCTGA
- a CDS encoding YqaA family protein produces the protein MTDLAVYAGLFLVAFAAATILPMQSEAGLVVLILAKQYPVLALIAVATVGNVLGSAVNWLLGVGIERLRGKRWFPVSQPALDTAQRWYRRYGKWSLLLSWMPVVGDPITVVAGVLREPFPIFLLLVTIAKTARYGVLAAATLGVMS, from the coding sequence ATGACCGATCTTGCGGTCTATGCCGGTCTTTTCCTGGTGGCCTTTGCGGCAGCCACGATATTGCCGATGCAGTCGGAAGCCGGACTGGTCGTGCTCATCCTGGCGAAGCAGTATCCGGTCCTTGCGCTGATCGCGGTGGCGACCGTTGGCAACGTCCTCGGCTCGGCCGTCAACTGGCTGCTCGGCGTCGGCATCGAGCGCCTTCGCGGCAAACGCTGGTTTCCAGTAAGCCAACCCGCGCTCGACACGGCACAACGCTGGTATCGCCGCTACGGCAAGTGGTCGTTGCTTCTGAGTTGGATGCCCGTGGTCGGCGATCCCATCACCGTCGTTGCCGGTGTGCTGCGCGAACCGTTTCCGATATTCCTGTTGCTCGTCACCATCGCGAAAACAGCGCGCTACGGCGTCCTCGCTGCCGCTACTCTCGGCGTGATGAGCTGA
- a CDS encoding FAD-binding oxidoreductase, giving the protein MCEGRGKQHVQLINEGLSLAGHRCPVITADHQDYDRYRKIWNGVADRRPAAIVRPQSVGDVRKAVHAAAASRALLAVRGGGHSLAGFSTCDGGLVLDLSDLAAVAIDRDTRTIEVGCGALLGDLDRATVPEDYVVPAGVISHTGVAGLTLGGGMGWASRRYGLTIDSLLGAEIVTAAGDIIWASATSEPELFWGIRGGGGNFGVVTRFKFRMHPLGSIIVGEWNYPAANMRQALQALRDRAHGQPRDFTLNFTATATGLSVTAVWSGDAALAHAVLSPFGALADGGIGSVDKLPYLSLQSRNDEHLCWSRRYYCKGGFWSDITDEAIDALLLSIADAPTPDSEIYVLQLGGAVADVADEATAYTGRGASYYWLAEPVWDEAADDDRCIAWGRITGKSLSTFSMAGNYVNEQADAGTVVALDAYGPDKYQRLARLKTRLDPHNMFRLNQNITPLA; this is encoded by the coding sequence TTGTGCGAGGGTCGGGGGAAGCAACATGTCCAACTTATTAATGAAGGACTTTCTTTAGCAGGGCACCGCTGCCCTGTCATCACGGCGGACCATCAGGATTATGATCGCTATCGCAAAATATGGAATGGTGTCGCCGATCGGCGGCCTGCTGCGATCGTCCGCCCGCAGAGTGTAGGTGACGTTCGGAAGGCCGTGCATGCAGCGGCTGCATCTCGCGCCCTGCTTGCGGTGCGCGGCGGCGGCCACAGTCTTGCGGGATTCTCAACCTGCGATGGGGGACTTGTTCTCGATCTATCGGACCTAGCTGCCGTCGCCATCGATCGAGATACGCGCACGATCGAGGTCGGCTGCGGGGCACTACTAGGCGATCTCGATCGCGCGACAGTTCCTGAAGATTACGTGGTACCGGCGGGCGTGATTTCGCATACCGGTGTGGCAGGTTTGACCCTGGGTGGCGGCATGGGATGGGCCAGCAGGAGATATGGCCTTACCATCGACAGCTTGCTGGGCGCGGAGATCGTGACCGCGGCTGGCGACATCATTTGGGCAAGCGCAACATCTGAACCTGAACTCTTCTGGGGCATCCGCGGCGGCGGTGGCAACTTTGGCGTCGTCACCCGATTTAAGTTCAGGATGCATCCGCTGGGTTCCATCATAGTCGGCGAATGGAACTATCCGGCGGCCAACATGCGGCAAGCCCTACAGGCGCTGCGCGACCGCGCGCATGGCCAACCGCGCGACTTTACCCTCAACTTCACCGCGACAGCCACGGGTCTCAGCGTTACGGCAGTTTGGTCGGGGGATGCTGCCCTCGCTCACGCGGTTCTGTCACCATTCGGAGCGCTGGCTGATGGCGGCATCGGGAGCGTCGACAAGCTGCCCTATCTCAGCCTGCAGAGCCGCAACGACGAGCATCTTTGCTGGTCGCGACGGTATTATTGCAAGGGAGGATTCTGGTCCGATATCACCGATGAAGCAATCGACGCCTTACTGCTTTCCATCGCCGATGCACCAACGCCAGATTCCGAAATTTACGTGTTGCAGCTCGGAGGAGCGGTTGCCGATGTAGCGGACGAGGCAACTGCGTATACGGGAAGAGGCGCAAGCTACTACTGGCTTGCAGAGCCGGTTTGGGACGAGGCTGCCGATGACGATCGATGCATTGCCTGGGGGCGGATCACCGGCAAATCGCTTTCCACATTCTCGATGGCTGGGAATTACGTCAACGAGCAGGCCGATGCCGGCACGGTCGTAGCTTTAGATGCATATGGTCCGGACAAGTACCAGCGGCTTGCACGCCTAAAGACGCGGCTCGATCCGCACAATATGTTCCGCCTCAATCAGAACATCACCCCGCTGGCTTGA
- a CDS encoding DUF523 domain-containing protein — MNKILVSACLMGHAVRYDGQSKPLAHPAIARWIEEGRLVTICPEMSAGMPVPRPPAEIEGGATGEDVLAGRARVVDITGGDVTEEFGQAAENALALATETGCRYALLIDGSPSCGSGFVYDGTFSGHRQAGNGVTAALLKQAGIAVYSDREVEQLVAGLAADEAHHAA; from the coding sequence ATGAACAAGATTCTCGTCAGCGCCTGCCTCATGGGCCATGCTGTCCGCTATGACGGGCAGTCGAAGCCCCTTGCCCACCCCGCGATCGCGCGGTGGATCGAGGAAGGCAGGCTGGTAACCATCTGTCCTGAGATGTCGGCCGGAATGCCGGTGCCGCGTCCGCCCGCCGAAATCGAAGGCGGCGCCACGGGCGAGGATGTGCTCGCTGGCCGTGCGCGCGTCGTCGACATCACTGGCGGCGATGTGACGGAAGAGTTCGGGCAGGCGGCCGAAAATGCGCTGGCGCTCGCGACCGAAACCGGCTGCCGCTATGCGCTGCTGATCGACGGCAGCCCCTCCTGCGGCTCGGGCTTTGTCTATGACGGGACGTTCTCCGGACACAGGCAAGCGGGGAATGGCGTGACTGCCGCGCTTCTGAAGCAGGCTGGTATCGCCGTCTACTCCGATCGCGAAGTCGAGCAGCTTGTTGCAGGGCTCGCCGCCGACGAGGCCCACCACGCCGCCTGA
- a CDS encoding Tex family protein: MAADLRSLAAVISSEINARPDQAKAAIELLDEGATVPFIARYRKEVTGGLDDTQLRNLAERLVYLRELEARRDTIVQSITGQGKMTDELMAKIAKAGTKAELEDLYLPYKPKRRTRAEIARERGLGPLAEAILTDRSKEPAMLAEGYITADVPDVKAALEGARDIVAEGIAENADLLGKLRAHMRNAALLKAKVVDGKQASGEKFSDYFDHSERWATAPGHRALAMLRGWNEEVLTLTIDADVETASPNKPVERMIAAAYEIGNSRPCDRWLMEVASWTWRVKLSMSLSLDLMRELRERAEEEAIHVFARNLKDLLLAAPAGSRPTMGLDPGIRTGVKVAVTDATGKVVATSTVYPFQPRNDVRGAQVELASLIRKHNVELISIGNGTGSRETEKLVADMLAELPGAKPTKVIVSEAGASVYSASETAALEFPNLDVSLRGAVSIARRLQDPLAELVKIEPKSIGVGQYQHDVDQQKLSRSLDAVVEDAVNAVGVDLNTASAPLLSRVSGVGASIAEAIVKHRDSEGRFETSRDLLKVARLGQRTFEQCAGFLRIRDGKEPLDASSVHPEAYGVAKKIVAACGRDLRSLMGDSAVLKAVDAGRFIDEKFGLPTVKDILAELEKPGRDPRPSFKTATFAEGVHEVSDLKPGMMLEGTVTNVAAFGAFVDIGVHQDGLVHVSQLADRFVKDPHEVVKAGDVVKVRVVEVDAKRKRIGLSMRKDDGSQPSAPRGESRGNQPVRSQNDRRAAPSKPESHGAFGAALAEAMKRK; the protein is encoded by the coding sequence ATGGCCGCTGACCTTCGCTCGCTTGCCGCTGTCATCTCTTCCGAAATCAACGCCCGGCCCGATCAGGCCAAGGCGGCGATCGAGCTGCTGGACGAGGGAGCAACGGTGCCCTTCATCGCCCGTTATCGCAAGGAAGTGACCGGCGGCCTGGACGATACGCAGCTGCGCAATCTCGCCGAGCGCCTGGTCTATCTGCGCGAACTGGAAGCTCGCCGCGACACCATCGTCCAATCCATCACCGGCCAGGGCAAGATGACCGACGAGTTGATGGCAAAGATCGCCAAGGCGGGCACCAAGGCCGAGCTCGAAGATCTTTATCTCCCCTACAAGCCGAAGCGCCGCACCCGCGCCGAGATCGCCCGTGAGCGTGGCCTCGGGCCGCTGGCAGAAGCCATCCTAACCGATCGCTCGAAGGAGCCTGCGATGCTGGCGGAAGGCTACATCACCGCCGATGTGCCGGATGTGAAGGCGGCACTCGAAGGCGCGCGCGACATCGTCGCTGAAGGCATTGCCGAAAATGCCGATCTGCTTGGCAAGTTGCGCGCCCATATGCGCAACGCGGCCCTGCTGAAGGCCAAGGTGGTCGACGGCAAGCAGGCATCGGGCGAGAAGTTCTCCGACTATTTCGACCATTCCGAACGTTGGGCAACCGCCCCCGGTCACCGCGCGCTGGCCATGCTGCGCGGCTGGAACGAGGAGGTGCTGACGCTGACGATCGACGCGGATGTCGAGACCGCATCGCCCAACAAGCCGGTCGAGCGCATGATTGCAGCGGCCTACGAAATCGGCAACAGTCGCCCATGCGACCGTTGGCTGATGGAGGTCGCGAGCTGGACCTGGCGCGTCAAGCTCTCAATGTCGCTGTCGCTCGACTTGATGCGCGAGCTTCGCGAGCGCGCCGAGGAAGAGGCTATCCACGTCTTCGCCCGCAATCTCAAGGATCTGTTGCTGGCAGCGCCCGCCGGTTCGCGCCCGACCATGGGCCTTGATCCGGGCATCCGCACCGGCGTCAAGGTCGCCGTCACGGATGCGACCGGCAAGGTGGTCGCGACGTCCACCGTCTATCCCTTCCAGCCGAGAAATGACGTGCGCGGTGCGCAGGTCGAACTTGCCTCGCTGATCCGCAAGCACAATGTCGAGCTGATCTCGATCGGCAACGGCACCGGCAGCCGCGAGACGGAAAAGCTGGTGGCCGACATGCTCGCCGAACTGCCAGGCGCCAAGCCGACCAAGGTGATCGTCTCGGAGGCCGGTGCTTCGGTCTATTCCGCCTCGGAAACAGCGGCACTGGAGTTCCCGAACCTCGACGTATCGCTGCGCGGTGCCGTTTCCATCGCGCGCCGCCTGCAGGATCCGCTGGCCGAACTCGTCAAGATCGAGCCCAAATCGATCGGCGTCGGCCAGTATCAGCACGATGTCGACCAACAGAAGCTGTCACGCTCGCTGGATGCCGTCGTCGAAGACGCGGTGAATGCCGTCGGCGTCGATCTCAACACCGCCTCCGCGCCGCTGCTCTCCCGCGTCTCCGGCGTTGGCGCCTCGATCGCCGAGGCGATCGTCAAGCACCGCGACAGCGAAGGCCGCTTCGAGACCAGCCGCGATCTCCTGAAAGTCGCGCGCCTCGGCCAGCGCACATTCGAGCAATGCGCTGGCTTCCTGCGCATTCGCGATGGCAAGGAGCCGCTCGACGCCTCCTCGGTCCACCCGGAAGCCTACGGCGTTGCCAAGAAGATCGTTGCCGCCTGCGGTCGCGACCTGCGCTCGCTGATGGGCGACAGCGCTGTCCTAAAGGCGGTCGATGCGGGTAGGTTCATCGATGAGAAATTCGGCCTGCCGACGGTGAAGGACATTCTCGCCGAACTGGAAAAACCCGGCCGCGACCCGCGCCCGAGCTTCAAGACCGCGACCTTCGCCGAAGGCGTTCACGAGGTCTCTGATCTCAAGCCCGGCATGATGCTGGAAGGCACGGTCACCAACGTCGCGGCCTTTGGCGCTTTTGTCGACATAGGCGTACATCAGGACGGATTGGTTCATGTTTCCCAGCTCGCCGATCGCTTCGTCAAAGATCCTCACGAGGTTGTGAAAGCCGGCGACGTCGTCAAGGTTCGCGTCGTGGAGGTCGATGCCAAGCGTAAACGCATCGGTCTGTCGATGAGAAAGGACGACGGTTCGCAGCCTTCGGCGCCGCGTGGTGAGTCGCGTGGAAACCAGCCGGTGCGCAGCCAGAACGACCGACGCGCGGCCCCTTCAAAGCCGGAGAGCCATGGCGCCTTTGGAGCTGCGTTGGCCGAAGCGATGAAGCGAAAATAA
- the glyS gene encoding glycine--tRNA ligase subunit beta — protein sequence MPDLLLELRSEEIPARLQRKAAGDLKKLVTDALVEAGLSYEGAREYWTPRRLTLDIRGLTARSADVREEKKGPRTDANEKAIEGFLRGAGLSSISEAQIQSDPKKGDFYIAVISKPGRAAEAIISDVMPGIIRDFPWPKPMRWGAASAKPGSLRWVRPLQSIVCTFGTEHEETVVIPFSIDGIVASNVTYGHRFHAPDAITVKRFDDYVANLEKAKVILDADRRKDIILHDARDIAFASGLGLVEDEGLLEEVSGLVEWPQVLMGSFEEDYLSIPADIIRLTIKTNQKCFVTRPIGSDTLSSKFILVSNIQASDGGKEIIHGNGKVVRARLSDALHFWKRDQGNLPDLETLEASAKKFDLDLSKPLDQRMAKLNALNVTFHARLGTQGARVERIRALAAKLVMQIGADYKLVDRAAVLAKADLRTEAVGEFPELQGLMGRRYAALQGEDASVAAAIEDHWKPMGPNDRVPEDKIAITVALADKLDTLTGFWAIDEKPTGSKDPFALRRAALGVIRILLERKVRIPLLTPIASHMARIDADLLDRASAEKKLQGGDYMTSSAIVGDGMSRQLDLLSFFHDRLKVYLRDQGARYDLIDAVVTPEADDLLMIARRVEALTAFITSEDGKNLLVGTKRATQILAAEEKKGTVIADGVSENLFRLDAEKELFAAITTASAEASTAVAKEDFRSAMEALSRLRAPVDRFFDDVLVNDEEAAIRANRLALLRLIREATGTVADFSKISG from the coding sequence ATGCCAGATCTGCTCCTAGAACTCCGCTCCGAAGAGATCCCGGCCCGTTTGCAGCGCAAGGCTGCCGGCGACCTGAAGAAGCTCGTCACCGATGCGCTTGTTGAAGCAGGACTGTCCTACGAGGGTGCGCGCGAATACTGGACGCCGCGCCGGCTGACACTCGACATTCGTGGCCTGACGGCGCGCTCCGCCGACGTGCGCGAAGAGAAGAAGGGCCCCCGCACCGACGCCAACGAGAAGGCGATCGAAGGCTTCCTGCGCGGCGCCGGCCTGTCCTCCATTTCCGAGGCGCAGATCCAGAGCGACCCGAAGAAGGGCGACTTCTACATCGCCGTCATCTCCAAGCCGGGCCGCGCCGCCGAAGCGATCATCAGTGACGTGATGCCCGGCATCATCCGCGATTTCCCCTGGCCGAAGCCGATGCGCTGGGGTGCTGCATCCGCCAAGCCCGGTTCGCTGCGCTGGGTGCGGCCGCTGCAGTCGATCGTCTGCACATTCGGCACCGAGCATGAGGAAACGGTTGTCATTCCGTTTTCGATCGACGGCATCGTCGCCTCCAACGTGACCTACGGCCACCGCTTCCATGCGCCTGATGCCATCACCGTCAAGCGCTTCGACGATTATGTCGCCAATCTCGAAAAGGCGAAGGTCATTCTTGATGCCGATCGGCGCAAGGACATCATCCTGCACGACGCCCGCGACATCGCGTTTGCGAGCGGCCTTGGCCTGGTCGAGGACGAGGGCCTGTTGGAAGAGGTCTCCGGTCTCGTCGAATGGCCGCAGGTGCTGATGGGAAGCTTCGAGGAAGACTACCTCTCGATCCCGGCCGACATCATCCGCCTGACGATCAAGACGAACCAGAAGTGCTTCGTGACGCGCCCGATCGGCAGCGACACGCTTTCCAGCAAGTTCATCCTCGTTTCGAACATCCAGGCGAGCGATGGCGGCAAGGAGATCATCCACGGCAACGGCAAGGTCGTGCGGGCCCGTCTTTCCGACGCGCTACACTTCTGGAAGCGCGACCAGGGCAATCTGCCGGACCTCGAAACGCTGGAAGCTTCGGCGAAGAAATTCGACCTCGACCTCTCCAAGCCGCTTGACCAGCGCATGGCCAAGCTCAACGCGCTCAACGTGACCTTCCACGCCAGGCTCGGAACGCAGGGCGCACGCGTGGAGCGCATCCGCGCGCTTGCGGCCAAGCTCGTCATGCAGATCGGCGCAGACTACAAGCTTGTCGACCGGGCCGCGGTTCTGGCCAAGGCGGATCTTCGCACCGAGGCCGTCGGCGAGTTTCCGGAACTGCAGGGCCTGATGGGCCGCCGCTATGCCGCGCTCCAGGGCGAGGACGCCTCGGTCGCAGCAGCGATCGAGGATCACTGGAAGCCGATGGGGCCGAACGACCGCGTTCCGGAGGACAAGATTGCGATCACCGTCGCGCTCGCCGACAAGCTCGATACGCTGACCGGCTTCTGGGCTATCGACGAGAAGCCCACCGGCTCCAAGGATCCCTTCGCGCTTCGCCGCGCAGCACTCGGCGTCATCCGCATCCTGCTCGAGCGCAAGGTTCGTATCCCGCTGCTAACGCCGATTGCCTCGCACATGGCGCGGATCGATGCAGATCTCCTAGACAGAGCATCCGCCGAAAAGAAGCTCCAAGGTGGCGACTACATGACAAGCAGTGCTATCGTCGGCGATGGGATGTCACGTCAACTCGACCTCCTCTCCTTCTTCCACGACCGCCTCAAGGTCTATCTGCGCGACCAAGGCGCGCGCTACGACCTGATTGACGCCGTGGTTACGCCCGAAGCCGACGATCTTCTGATGATTGCCCGCCGTGTCGAGGCGCTGACGGCGTTCATTACCTCGGAGGACGGTAAAAATCTCCTGGTCGGCACCAAGCGCGCCACGCAAATTCTGGCTGCCGAGGAGAAGAAGGGCACGGTGATCGCCGACGGCGTCTCCGAAAACCTCTTCCGCCTCGACGCCGAGAAGGAGCTCTTTGCCGCCATCACCACGGCTTCCGCGGAAGCCTCAACGGCCGTTGCAAAGGAAGACTTCCGCTCGGCGATGGAAGCACTCTCCAGGCTGCGCGCACCGGTCGACCGCTTCTTCGACGACGTGTTGGTCAATGACGAAGAGGCCGCCATTCGCGCCAATCGTCTTGCCCTGCTGCGCCTGATCCGCGAGGCAACCGGCACCGTCGCCGACTTCTCGAAGATCTCGGGCTAA
- the purD gene encoding phosphoribosylamine--glycine ligase: protein MKVLLIGSGGREHALAWKLAQSPLMTEFYAAPGNPGIAEHATLVAVNVDDHDALIAFCKDKAIDFVVVGPEAPLVAGIADKLRAEGFAVFGPSAAAAQLEGSKGFTKDICARYDIPTGAYQRFNNAPKAKAYIRLQGAPIVVKADGLAAGKGVTVAMTVDEALAAVDDCFEGAFGAAGAEVVIEAYLDGEEASFFCLCDGKHVLPLATAQDHKRVGEGDTGPNTGGMGAYSPAPVMTADMVERTMKEIIEPTMRGMAESGYPFSGVFFAGLMITAKGPELIEYNVRFGDPECQVLMMRLESDLLPLLFATANGTLDQVSAEWTDDPALTVVMASKGYPGSYDKGTPIRHIPEAGDGAKVFHAGTALTDGALVATGGRVLNVTATGKTVGEAQARACALLDKVDWDNGFCRHDIGWRAIEREKSAVR, encoded by the coding sequence ATGAAGGTTCTGTTGATCGGATCGGGCGGACGCGAACACGCATTGGCCTGGAAGCTGGCGCAATCGCCGTTGATGACGGAATTTTACGCCGCGCCCGGCAATCCGGGCATTGCCGAACACGCGACGCTCGTCGCCGTCAATGTCGATGACCACGATGCGTTGATCGCCTTCTGCAAGGACAAGGCGATCGATTTCGTCGTCGTCGGCCCCGAAGCCCCGCTGGTGGCCGGCATTGCCGACAAGCTGCGCGCAGAAGGATTTGCCGTCTTCGGCCCGTCGGCTGCTGCGGCCCAGCTCGAAGGCTCCAAGGGCTTCACCAAGGATATCTGCGCCCGCTACGACATCCCGACTGGTGCCTACCAGCGCTTCAACAATGCGCCGAAGGCCAAGGCCTATATCCGCCTGCAGGGCGCCCCGATCGTCGTCAAGGCCGATGGCCTTGCTGCCGGCAAGGGCGTGACCGTCGCGATGACCGTCGATGAAGCACTCGCCGCCGTCGACGATTGCTTCGAGGGCGCCTTCGGTGCTGCGGGCGCCGAGGTCGTTATTGAGGCCTATCTCGATGGCGAGGAGGCGAGCTTCTTCTGCCTCTGCGACGGCAAGCACGTCCTGCCGCTCGCAACCGCCCAGGACCACAAGCGGGTGGGCGAGGGTGACACCGGCCCGAACACCGGCGGCATGGGCGCCTATTCGCCGGCGCCCGTGATGACGGCCGACATGGTCGAGCGCACCATGAAGGAAATCATCGAGCCGACCATGCGCGGCATGGCCGAAAGCGGCTATCCCTTCTCGGGCGTCTTCTTCGCCGGCCTGATGATCACCGCCAAGGGGCCGGAACTCATCGAATACAATGTCCGCTTCGGCGATCCGGAGTGCCAAGTGCTGATGATGCGGCTGGAGAGCGATCTGCTGCCGCTTCTCTTTGCCACCGCCAACGGCACACTCGATCAGGTGTCCGCCGAATGGACCGACGACCCGGCCCTGACTGTCGTCATGGCGTCGAAGGGTTATCCGGGCTCCTACGACAAGGGGACGCCGATCCGCCATATCCCGGAAGCGGGTGATGGCGCCAAGGTGTTTCATGCCGGCACAGCCCTGACGGACGGCGCGCTGGTCGCGACCGGCGGGCGGGTGCTCAACGTCACGGCCACGGGCAAGACGGTTGGCGAAGCACAGGCGCGCGCCTGTGCGTTGCTCGACAAGGTCGATTGGGACAACGGCTTCTGCCGCCACGACATCGGCTGGCGCGCGATCGAACGCGAAAAAAGCGCTGTTCGGTAG